A genome region from Chlamydiota bacterium includes the following:
- the arcC1 gene encoding Carbamate kinase 1, translated as MLVLVALGGNALIQRGESLEEEVQLKNVKKAAKALKEIADKHALALCHGNGPQVGLLALQSAAYTEVKPYSLDVLVAESQGMIGYLMQNGLYNEGLRSTVTLLTQVVVDANDSSFQTPSKPIGPVYDKETALQLAKEKNWDVAPDGDYYRRVVASPIPKEIVEIEIVRDLIEKNYVPIFCGGGGVAVVRDADGKLIGKEAVIDKDRVSSLAAENLNADLFLVLTDVEGVCENWGTDKQRTIRSISPKQLRDMDFAKGSMGPKVEAVCHFVEKTNKTAAIGSLFHAEALLKEEAGTWIKPNVDKITYY; from the coding sequence AAAAGGCTGCCAAGGCGCTTAAAGAAATTGCAGACAAACATGCATTAGCGCTTTGCCATGGTAATGGTCCGCAAGTGGGTTTGCTTGCTTTGCAATCTGCAGCTTATACAGAGGTGAAGCCTTATAGTTTAGATGTTCTTGTTGCAGAAAGTCAAGGGATGATTGGGTACTTGATGCAAAATGGTCTATATAATGAAGGGCTGAGATCTACTGTAACCCTTTTGACTCAAGTTGTGGTTGATGCCAATGACTCATCCTTTCAAACACCCAGCAAACCGATTGGCCCTGTCTATGACAAAGAAACAGCCCTGCAGTTAGCAAAAGAAAAAAATTGGGATGTCGCACCCGATGGTGATTACTATAGAAGAGTGGTGGCATCACCCATTCCAAAAGAGATTGTAGAAATCGAAATTGTTCGAGATCTGATCGAAAAAAACTACGTGCCCATTTTTTGTGGTGGTGGAGGTGTTGCCGTTGTACGTGATGCAGATGGAAAGCTGATAGGAAAAGAGGCAGTGATTGATAAAGATAGAGTCTCTTCGCTCGCCGCAGAAAATTTAAACGCTGATCTGTTTTTAGTTCTTACAGATGTTGAGGGTGTGTGCGAAAACTGGGGAACAGATAAACAACGTACGATTCGATCCATTTCGCCAAAACAACTTCGAGACATGGATTTTGCCAAAGGTTCCATGGGGCCAAAAGTAGAAGCGGTCTGCCATTTTGTAGAAAAGACAAATAAAACTGCTGCTATTGGAAGCCTGTTTCATGCAGAAGCGCTGCTAAAAGAAGAAGCAGGAACATGGATTAAGCCTAATGTGGATAAAATAACCTATTACTGA